The Fusobacterium sp. JB019 genome has a segment encoding these proteins:
- the dnaN gene encoding DNA polymerase III subunit beta: MFLKVNRSEFLKNLRIVEKAIGENKIRPILSCVYVRTEGNKLLFCGTNLELTIKTKMESEVFEEGRMVFQPQLIDEYIKEISDEFVTLKTDGETLVIETEDSSSEFAIMDVEEYPTISNTNMEEVEKCLSIKENELLNVFGKVKFSAAQSADNLSINCIRIDMSDKVARFISTDTYRLTYLMKEVESDSKLSVSVPLNTVDAITKLLKNDSEEIINISKRDNKIYFTLGEVEIISRIIELSFPNYEGILSGALYNKTMITANEDILKIFKRVLIFVKNNVESKNGAIFKFSDNRMVINGVNDIAKINEDSEVNFSGEDLKISLNVKFLLEFLQNLEKDDTITLEFKESNSSVRLTSKNNEDYIYVVMPLALKDI; the protein is encoded by the coding sequence ATGTTTCTAAAAGTTAATAGAAGTGAATTTTTAAAAAATTTAAGAATCGTAGAAAAGGCAATTGGAGAAAATAAAATAAGACCAATTCTTTCTTGTGTTTATGTGAGGACAGAGGGTAATAAACTTTTGTTCTGTGGTACTAATTTAGAACTTACAATAAAGACCAAGATGGAAAGTGAAGTATTCGAAGAAGGAAGAATGGTTTTTCAACCACAGCTTATAGATGAATATATAAAAGAAATATCCGATGAATTTGTAACTTTAAAAACTGATGGGGAGACTCTAGTAATAGAGACTGAAGATTCTTCTTCAGAATTTGCTATTATGGATGTGGAAGAATATCCTACAATTTCAAATACAAATATGGAAGAGGTTGAAAAATGTCTATCTATAAAAGAAAATGAATTATTAAATGTTTTTGGAAAAGTTAAGTTTTCAGCAGCACAAAGTGCAGACAACCTATCGATAAACTGTATAAGAATAGATATGTCTGATAAAGTAGCAAGATTTATATCAACTGATACTTATCGTTTGACTTATTTAATGAAAGAAGTTGAAAGTGACTCTAAGTTAAGTGTAAGTGTTCCTTTAAATACTGTTGATGCAATAACTAAACTTTTGAAAAATGATTCTGAAGAAATTATAAACATTAGTAAAAGAGATAATAAAATTTACTTTACTTTAGGTGAGGTTGAGATTATTAGTAGAATTATAGAGCTATCTTTCCCTAACTATGAAGGAATATTAAGTGGAGCACTTTATAATAAAACAATGATAACTGCAAATGAAGATATACTAAAAATATTCAAAAGAGTTTTAATTTTTGTTAAAAATAATGTTGAATCTAAAAATGGAGCAATATTTAAATTTTCAGATAATAGAATGGTTATTAATGGAGTAAATGACATTGCTAAGATAAATGAAGATAGTGAGGTTAATTTTTCTGGAGAAGATTTAAAAATATCTCTTAATGTAAAATTCTTATTAGAATTTTTACAAAATTTAGAAAAAGATGATACTATTACTTTAGAATTTAAAGAATCAAATAGTTCTGTTAGATTAACTAGTAAAAATAATGAGGACTACATTTATGTAGTTATGCCTCTAGCATTAAAAGATATATAA
- a CDS encoding DUF116 domain-containing protein, whose amino-acid sequence MTKTFFHKIIYSGYYISYLLSERYIHDQKKKNNIAVNFVKYNNKLVLKNLKKENVKNISILLPHCIQNYDCKYKITSNIENCIRCKKCKIYKFLEFKEKYNVDVKIATGGTLARLYLRKQRPDFIIAVACKRDLISGIYDAFSQNVYGIFNRIVDSPCINTDIDLDKVEEVLKKLYCEE is encoded by the coding sequence ATGACCAAGACATTTTTTCATAAGATTATTTATAGTGGTTATTATATTTCATATTTATTAAGTGAAAGATACATCCATGATCAAAAAAAGAAAAATAATATAGCTGTAAATTTTGTGAAATATAATAATAAATTAGTTTTAAAAAATCTAAAAAAAGAGAATGTGAAAAATATTTCAATTCTTCTGCCTCATTGTATTCAAAATTATGATTGTAAATATAAAATTACTTCTAATATTGAAAATTGTATTAGATGTAAAAAATGTAAAATTTATAAGTTCTTAGAATTTAAAGAAAAATATAATGTGGATGTGAAGATAGCCACAGGGGGGACATTAGCAAGATTATATCTAAGGAAACAAAGACCAGATTTTATTATTGCAGTAGCTTGCAAAAGGGATTTAATTTCTGGAATTTATGATGCATTTTCTCAAAATGTATATGGGATATTTAATAGAATAGTGGATTCACCTTGTATAAATACAGATATAGATTTAGATAAGGTGGAGGAAGTACTGAAAAAGTTGTATTGTGAGGAGTGA
- a CDS encoding tetratricopeptide repeat protein, giving the protein MKNTRLMKIALIISIVTNVAYADMKEDLTSLNNLYSRGEYNRAVIKSKEFITEYPESKYNKDLALRICKVQYLNKDYSKASNSFENFLENYKPGRSERMEVYSYLYRINKLYGNVQKSNYYEELLKKRKKSYEEALFRTGILLVDNENNISAIKEFEKAISLKGKNYEDCFLYVSLAYVNIKEYREASAYVNQYYKFKHKKKPENLVLAKYIEGTISYKENNTEAAIKHFTYLADNAPGYLYTEKGKVSLIEIYLNSGEVIEAFKLYETISNTYLRNQGAKVIGNYFVLREQFKKGIEYYEKINGRKDNESAYNYAYALYKIGDYSKAITEFSKIRGRSYTLNNRYYIILSLDKNKDYEAVINYEKYLEDYVSDSEKYNDLRLVLSNAAYELKDYDKAFHYIKEIYKDYPTAKNISKYILISSELEDKELVEKLFEDYKTLYKDDEEYRREIYLAVADYEIEKDDLISAEKIYVTYLKDHDDKEIRGKLIDLLINQKKYAVTIKYLDSQEKTDDNIYLKGIAYIGIGNYEDADKLLKSLLDKTTNNLLLEKTKFNIIKNYFLWEKYEDTIKEGKLYLDENNHYSSLEVLNRIAISYYRLEDYNNARKYYEILGKDAKFYSYSKYQIADSYYTEKNYKKALELFREIINSKDIKGYKELAEYWSINCYLNLNEEEKYLSESSKFLKDYPDSIYLKAVLLERGKHLSKLKNYDGAIKEYTSLYEKETDVLEKDKIIEKILDIYILKGNIDLGKNWINKLNDKYKKSYYLSHYYRKKEMINEALKEEKTLLENDFYKDYALKNLGEYSYEIKDNKEARRYFGETLKLNASLYKDLATFRIAYLDKNDKKYDDALQGFTKVIVVYPKSKYVILSKINICEIYEIKGNIDKAIKAYEEVYKDPKADSYLEYLVEKLLILNLRKEDKIKSDKYYNELMGLNKETAKKYEQFLIKAKEEITDEKNVSNNDVKL; this is encoded by the coding sequence TTGAAGAATACAAGGTTAATGAAGATTGCTTTAATTATTTCCATTGTTACAAATGTTGCCTACGCAGATATGAAAGAAGATTTAACTAGTCTAAACAATTTGTATTCAAGAGGAGAATATAATAGAGCAGTTATTAAATCTAAAGAATTTATTACAGAATATCCAGAGTCAAAATATAATAAAGATTTAGCTTTAAGAATATGTAAGGTACAGTATTTAAATAAAGATTATTCAAAGGCAAGTAATTCCTTTGAAAACTTTTTGGAAAATTATAAACCTGGTAGAAGCGAAAGAATGGAAGTTTATTCATATTTATATAGAATAAATAAATTATATGGTAATGTGCAAAAATCAAATTATTACGAAGAATTATTAAAGAAAAGAAAAAAAAGTTATGAAGAAGCATTATTTAGAACAGGAATATTATTAGTTGATAATGAAAATAATATATCTGCTATAAAAGAATTTGAAAAGGCAATCTCATTAAAGGGTAAAAACTATGAAGATTGTTTTTTATATGTTTCTCTAGCTTATGTTAATATAAAAGAATATAGAGAAGCTTCTGCTTATGTTAACCAGTATTATAAGTTTAAGCATAAGAAAAAACCAGAAAATTTAGTGTTAGCTAAATACATAGAAGGTACTATTAGTTATAAAGAAAATAATACAGAAGCTGCAATAAAACATTTTACTTATCTTGCAGATAATGCTCCTGGTTATCTTTATACTGAAAAAGGAAAAGTTTCTTTAATAGAAATATATCTTAACAGTGGTGAAGTTATAGAAGCTTTCAAATTATATGAAACTATCAGTAATACCTATTTAAGAAATCAAGGGGCAAAGGTTATAGGTAATTATTTTGTTCTAAGAGAACAATTTAAAAAAGGTATAGAGTATTATGAGAAGATTAATGGAAGAAAAGATAATGAAAGTGCATATAACTATGCATATGCTCTTTATAAAATAGGAGATTATTCAAAGGCGATTACAGAGTTTAGTAAGATAAGAGGGAGATCTTATACCTTAAATAATAGATACTATATTATTTTATCTTTAGATAAAAATAAAGATTATGAAGCTGTTATAAATTATGAAAAGTATTTAGAAGATTATGTTTCAGATAGTGAAAAATATAATGATCTTAGATTAGTTTTATCAAATGCTGCCTATGAATTAAAAGATTATGATAAGGCTTTTCATTATATAAAAGAAATATATAAAGATTATCCAACTGCTAAAAATATAAGTAAATATATACTTATATCTTCTGAGTTAGAAGATAAGGAATTAGTTGAAAAATTATTTGAAGATTATAAAACTTTGTATAAAGATGATGAAGAATATAGAAGGGAAATATATTTAGCTGTTGCAGATTATGAAATAGAAAAAGATGATTTAATATCAGCTGAAAAAATATATGTAACTTATCTAAAAGATCATGATGATAAAGAGATAAGAGGTAAATTAATAGATCTTTTAATAAATCAAAAAAAATATGCAGTTACAATTAAATATTTAGATAGTCAAGAAAAAACAGATGACAATATATATTTAAAAGGGATAGCTTATATAGGAATAGGAAATTATGAAGATGCAGATAAGTTGTTAAAAAGTCTTTTAGATAAAACTACAAACAATCTTCTTTTAGAAAAAACTAAGTTTAATATTATAAAGAACTATTTCTTGTGGGAAAAATATGAAGATACTATAAAAGAAGGGAAACTTTATTTAGATGAAAATAATCACTATTCAAGTTTAGAAGTTTTAAATAGGATTGCAATAAGCTATTATAGATTAGAAGATTATAATAATGCTAGAAAATATTATGAGATTTTAGGAAAGGATGCTAAATTCTATTCATATTCAAAATATCAAATAGCTGATTCATATTATACTGAGAAGAATTATAAGAAAGCTTTAGAATTATTTAGAGAAATAATCAATTCTAAAGATATAAAAGGATACAAGGAACTAGCTGAATACTGGTCTATAAATTGTTATTTAAATTTAAATGAAGAGGAAAAATATTTAAGTGAAAGTTCTAAGTTTTTAAAAGACTATCCAGATTCAATATATTTAAAAGCTGTACTTTTAGAAAGAGGTAAGCATTTATCAAAACTTAAAAATTATGATGGAGCAATCAAGGAATATACCTCTTTATATGAAAAGGAAACAGACGTTTTAGAAAAGGATAAAATAATAGAAAAAATTCTAGATATATATATTCTAAAGGGGAATATTGATTTAGGAAAAAATTGGATAAATAAATTAAATGATAAATATAAAAAAAGTTATTATCTTTCTCATTACTATAGAAAAAAAGAAATGATAAATGAAGCATTAAAAGAAGAAAAAACTCTGCTTGAAAATGATTTCTATAAGGATTATGCTCTTAAAAATTTAGGAGAATATAGTTATGAAATAAAAGATAATAAAGAAGCAAGAAGATATTTTGGTGAGACTTTAAAATTAAATGCTAGTTTGTATAAGGATTTAGCAACATTTAGAATAGCTTACTTAGATAAAAATGATAAAAAATATGATGATGCTTTACAAGGTTTTACAAAAGTAATTGTTGTATATCCTAAGAGTAAATATGTAATTCTTTCAAAAATAAACATCTGTGAAATTTATGAAATCAAAGGTAATATTGATAAAGCAATAAAGGCTTATGAGGAAGTGTATAAAGATCCAAAAGCTGATTCTTATTTAGAATATTTAGTTGAGAAGTTATTAATTTTAAATTTACGTAAGGAAGATAAAATTAAGTCAGATAAATATTATAATGAGCTTATGGGATTAAATAAAGAAACTGCAAAAAAATACGAACAATTTTTAATTAAAGCTAAGGAGGAGATTACAGATGAAAAAAATGTTAGTAATAATGATGTTAAGTTGTAG
- a CDS encoding RNA polymerase sigma factor RpoD/SigA, translating to MEERDLVSLYLKDIRRYKILEKSEEEVLLTKAKAGDAEAKNQLIVCNLRLVVSVAKNYMSKGMNFIDLISEGNLGLIHAIDKFDLSKGYRFSTYAVWWIKQSITKAVINKGREIRIPSYKYDLFNKVNKVIMKNFVKDGNYITEEEIAKELGVKVKKVKDIMQEFQEILSLNMEVGENIYLEDTLVNSSSKNLEEKIIDKLGKERVHEILDTLEMREREILKRRYGLDGYDINTLEEIGDEFNITRERVRQLEKKTLTKLRKKYNKDLEELLYMK from the coding sequence ATGGAAGAAAGAGATCTAGTATCGTTATACTTAAAAGATATAAGAAGATATAAAATTTTGGAAAAATCAGAAGAAGAAGTTTTATTGACAAAAGCAAAAGCAGGAGATGCAGAAGCAAAGAATCAACTTATAGTATGTAATTTAAGATTAGTTGTTAGTGTGGCTAAAAATTACATGAGTAAGGGGATGAATTTTATAGATTTAATAAGTGAAGGAAATTTAGGACTTATTCATGCTATTGATAAGTTCGATTTATCTAAAGGATATAGATTCTCAACCTACGCAGTTTGGTGGATAAAACAATCAATAACTAAAGCTGTGATAAATAAAGGCCGAGAAATAAGGATACCATCATATAAATATGATTTATTTAATAAAGTGAATAAAGTTATTATGAAAAATTTTGTTAAAGATGGTAACTATATAACAGAAGAAGAAATTGCTAAGGAATTAGGAGTTAAGGTCAAAAAAGTAAAAGATATAATGCAAGAATTCCAAGAAATTTTATCTCTTAATATGGAAGTTGGAGAAAATATTTATTTGGAAGATACACTAGTTAATAGTAGCAGTAAAAACTTAGAAGAAAAAATAATAGATAAACTAGGTAAGGAAAGAGTTCATGAAATCTTAGATACTTTAGAAATGAGAGAAAGAGAAATTCTAAAAAGAAGATATGGACTAGATGGGTATGATATTAATACTCTAGAAGAAATAGGAGATGAATTTAATATAACTCGTGAAAGAGTTAGACAATTAGAGAAAAAAACATTAACAAAATTAAGAAAAAAATATAATAAGGATTTAGAAGAATTATTATATATGAAATAA